From Chryseobacterium sp. IHB B 17019, one genomic window encodes:
- a CDS encoding trehalase family glycosidase — MNKQLYINEIQTLFDDVQRSKIFEDQKTMTDAVPLFPISEINKKYEEEKQAEGFDLKDFVLSNFDFLGAKISIQREDHLPINEHIEKLWDELTRTAYEEKGTLLKLPKPYIVPGGRFNEFFYWDSYFIMLGLQVSGRVEMMENIVENCSYLIQKVGFIPNASRTHFLSRSQPPYFSLMLDLLFETTKDENIYIKYHDTLEKEYAFWMNGEENLENGSNKNRVVKTINGDILNRYYDAENEPRPESYLIDIEDSKNAGEEFYRNIRSACESGWDFSSRWFADGENIKAIETLNLAEIDLNCLLWHLEKTLAKSSSLQNWTEKENHFKEKATQRKQIIDQYFWDEKAGTYKDYHTKKNTQTLSEHIAALYPLFLELASDEQAKAVSEIIAEKFLYQGGLVTTTKNSGQQWDLPNAWAPYQWLGFKAMKNYGFDDLAQKIKNNWCSNVERVYNNTGKLMEKYNALDTETIAGGGEYPNQDGFGWTNGVYLKLKQN; from the coding sequence ATGAATAAGCAGCTATATATCAATGAAATTCAGACACTTTTTGATGATGTTCAACGGTCAAAAATCTTTGAAGATCAAAAAACAATGACCGATGCTGTCCCGCTATTTCCGATTTCTGAAATTAATAAGAAATATGAAGAGGAAAAACAAGCAGAAGGTTTTGATTTAAAGGATTTTGTATTATCTAATTTTGATTTTTTAGGGGCGAAAATTTCTATACAGAGGGAAGATCATTTGCCGATCAATGAACATATCGAAAAGCTTTGGGATGAATTGACAAGAACAGCTTACGAAGAAAAAGGAACATTGTTGAAACTTCCTAAGCCTTATATCGTTCCGGGAGGCCGTTTCAATGAGTTTTTTTACTGGGACAGCTATTTTATCATGTTGGGTTTGCAGGTTTCCGGAAGGGTAGAAATGATGGAAAATATTGTTGAAAACTGTTCTTATTTAATTCAAAAAGTAGGATTTATTCCGAATGCGAGCCGAACTCATTTTCTGAGCCGTTCTCAGCCGCCGTATTTTTCATTAATGCTTGATCTTCTTTTTGAAACCACAAAAGACGAAAATATTTACATCAAATATCATGATACTTTGGAAAAAGAATATGCTTTCTGGATGAATGGGGAAGAAAATCTGGAAAATGGTTCGAATAAAAACAGAGTGGTGAAAACGATTAACGGAGATATTTTAAATCGTTATTATGATGCAGAAAATGAACCTCGCCCTGAAAGTTATTTAATTGATATTGAAGATAGTAAAAATGCGGGCGAAGAATTTTACAGAAACATAAGAAGTGCTTGCGAATCGGGTTGGGATTTCTCCAGCAGATGGTTTGCCGACGGTGAAAATATAAAGGCGATTGAAACATTGAATCTCGCTGAGATTGATCTAAACTGTCTTTTGTGGCATTTGGAAAAAACATTAGCAAAATCTTCATCGCTTCAAAATTGGACTGAAAAAGAAAATCATTTTAAAGAAAAAGCGACACAGCGAAAACAGATCATTGATCAATATTTCTGGGATGAAAAAGCCGGGACTTACAAAGATTATCACACGAAAAAAAATACACAAACACTGTCCGAACATATTGCTGCACTTTATCCTCTATTCCTTGAGTTGGCGAGTGATGAACAGGCAAAAGCTGTCTCAGAAATTATCGCTGAAAAGTTTCTATATCAGGGAGGATTGGTTACAACAACTAAAAATTCCGGTCAGCAATGGGATCTTCCGAACGCTTGGGCGCCTTATCAATGGCTGGGTTTTAAAGCAATGAAAAACTACGGTTTTGATGATTTAGCTCAAAAAATTAAAAATAATTGGTGCTCAAATGTCGAAAGAGTGTACAACAACACCGGAAAACTGATGGAAAAATACAACGCTTTGGATACAGAAACAATTGCCGGAGGCGGGGAATATCCTAATCAGGACGGCTTTGGCTGGACGAACGGTGTTTATCTCAAATTAAAACAAAATTAA